The Leishmania mexicana MHOM/GT/2001/U1103 complete genome, chromosome 32 genome has a window encoding:
- a CDS encoding putative ribulose-5-phosphate 3-epimerase: MTEFNRYNHEDKSTWLNAVEKPDAPLEAIIDPSILAADFCKLGDEVASVVSPAGGAVEWIHVDVMDGHMVPNISMGPGVVSSLREHFPNLFLDVHCMVSNPEQWVPSMAKAGGSGYTFHIEATNDSKGVAKHIRAHGMQVGVAVKPAANLTQELKELIEGHYVDQVLVMTVEPGFGGQSFIQERLSFISELRRNYPHLNIGVDGGIGPGTAEQAADAGANILIAGTSVFKAGDRKAVIEELRASAKSGICKNSRI; this comes from the coding sequence ATGACGGAGTTCAACCGCTACAACCACGAGGACAAGTCGACGTGGCTGAACGCCGTCGAGAAACCGGACGCGCCGCTGGAGGCCATCATCGACCCGTCCATTCTCGCGGCAGACTTCTGCAAGCTcggcgacgaggtggcgaGCGTCGTGTCACCGGCGGGCGGCGCAGTAGAATGGATTCACGTGGACGTGATGGATGGGCACATGGTCCCGAACATTAGCATGGGCCCCGGTGTCGTCTCCTCTCTGCGCGAGCACTTTCCAAATCTGTTTCTTGACGTTCACTGCATGGTTAGTAACCCTGAACAGTGGGTCCCTTCCATGGCCAAGGCGGGCGGCTCCGGCTACACCTTCCATATTGAAGCGACGAATGACAGCAAGGGTGTTGCGAAGCACATTCGCGCTCACGGAATGCAGGTCGGTGTGGCGGTGAAGCCGGCAGCAAATCTCACCCAagagctgaaggagctgatTGAGGGCCACTACGTGGATCAGGTGCTGGTCATGACTGTGGAGCCTGGATTCGGTGGCCAGTCTTTTATCCAGGAGCGGCTTAGCTTCATCTCCGAGCTGCGTCGCAACTACCCACACCTAAACATTGGTGTTGATGGCGGCATCGGCCCCGgcacggcggagcaggcggccgacgccggcgccaACATCCTGATCGCCGGTACGTCGGTCTTCAAGGCCGGCGACCGCAAGGCGGTcatcgaggagctgcgcgcctcGGCGAAGAGTGGCATCTGCAAGAACTCGAGGATTTAA